A portion of the Acidisoma sp. PAMC 29798 genome contains these proteins:
- a CDS encoding ligase-associated DNA damage response DEXH box helicase — protein sequence MSRRRLPPQATPIPARFSAWFAARGWSVRRHQRDVLAEVQAGHHVLLIAPTGGGKTLAGFLPSLIELSERPPLAADAPLPGVHTLYLSPLKALATDIARNLTEPVEEMALPIRIETRTGDTPQNRRARQREMPPDILLTTPESLALLLSLDGASDMFRNLRSVIIDEVHALAGTKRGDLLALGLARLSRLAPQARRIGLSATVAHKEALATYVSGSEMRDDLRLIEVADPSPPDLTIMLPQGHLPWGGHMGLASAPDILEKVKAAGLTIIFVNTRAQAELLFQDIWRINEDTLPIAIHHGSLDIAQRRKVEAAMAAGSLRAVIATSSLDLGIDWGGVDQVIQVGAPKGVSRLLQRVGRANHRMDETSVAILVPANRFEVLECEAARQGVAARELDGDAPRPGGLDVLAQHLLGLACAGPFHPDDAFAEVTSAAPYATLDRETFTAVLSFVEDGGYALQAYERYRKLFRDAEGLVHVRNARVARQYRMNIGTIVEAPMIKLRLGRGPMLGEVEEWFVSSLTPGDTFIFAGRLLRFMRLREMTAEVADGGSGTPKVPTYAGARLPLTTGLAARVRAMLHDPAQWPAFPGPVREWLAIQQARSSLPGEDDLMVETFPRGGRWFLVAYCFEGRNAHQTLGMLLTRRMERLGMGPLGYVATDYVIAVWSAHEPHDMDALFHEDMLGDDLESWMAESSMLRRTFRNVAVIGGLIDRQMPGAERNRRQVTVNSDLIYDVLRRHQPDHILLRATWADAAGGLTDLGRLSGMLQRVRGRVRQVRLDRVSPLAVPVLLEIGREQVQGMGVEDLLAEAEALVSEATGEEHPENVLARTSRSDPKLT from the coding sequence ATGAGCCGACGCCGCCTCCCTCCCCAAGCGACGCCCATTCCCGCGCGCTTTTCAGCGTGGTTCGCGGCGCGTGGCTGGTCGGTGCGACGCCATCAGCGCGATGTGCTGGCGGAGGTACAGGCTGGCCATCACGTCCTGCTCATCGCGCCCACCGGTGGCGGCAAGACGCTGGCAGGTTTCCTGCCGAGCCTGATCGAACTGTCCGAGCGGCCGCCTTTAGCGGCTGACGCGCCGCTGCCGGGCGTCCATACCCTCTATCTCAGCCCGCTGAAGGCGCTTGCGACCGATATCGCCCGAAACCTGACCGAGCCGGTGGAGGAGATGGCACTCCCCATCCGCATCGAGACGCGGACCGGGGACACGCCGCAGAACCGTCGCGCCCGGCAGCGGGAGATGCCGCCCGATATCCTGCTGACGACGCCGGAGAGCCTCGCTCTGCTGCTGTCGCTCGACGGCGCGTCCGATATGTTCCGCAACCTCCGCTCCGTCATCATCGATGAGGTTCATGCCCTGGCGGGCACCAAGCGCGGCGATCTGCTCGCGTTAGGCCTTGCGCGCCTGTCCCGCCTGGCGCCGCAAGCCCGGCGGATCGGCCTGTCCGCCACCGTCGCCCACAAGGAGGCGCTGGCAACCTATGTCTCCGGCAGCGAAATGCGCGACGACTTGCGGTTGATCGAGGTCGCCGATCCGTCCCCGCCCGACCTCACCATCATGCTGCCGCAGGGCCATCTGCCCTGGGGCGGGCATATGGGCCTCGCCTCCGCGCCCGACATCCTAGAAAAGGTGAAAGCCGCCGGCCTCACCATCATTTTCGTCAATACCCGCGCCCAGGCCGAGCTGCTGTTCCAGGACATCTGGCGCATCAATGAGGACACGCTGCCGATCGCCATCCATCACGGCAGCCTGGACATCGCGCAGCGCCGCAAGGTCGAGGCCGCGATGGCAGCGGGCAGCCTGCGTGCCGTCATTGCCACCTCCTCCCTCGATCTCGGCATCGATTGGGGCGGTGTCGATCAGGTCATCCAGGTCGGCGCGCCCAAGGGCGTGTCCCGCCTGCTGCAGCGCGTCGGCCGCGCCAATCACCGCATGGATGAAACCAGCGTCGCCATCCTGGTGCCCGCCAATCGCTTCGAGGTGCTGGAATGCGAAGCGGCGCGCCAGGGCGTTGCGGCCCGCGAGCTGGACGGCGACGCGCCCCGGCCTGGCGGCCTGGATGTCTTGGCGCAGCACCTATTGGGCCTCGCCTGTGCCGGGCCGTTTCACCCCGATGACGCCTTTGCGGAAGTCACCTCCGCCGCGCCCTATGCGACGCTCGATCGCGAAACGTTCACGGCGGTTTTGAGCTTCGTGGAAGATGGCGGCTACGCCCTGCAAGCCTATGAGCGTTATCGAAAACTGTTCCGCGACGCCGAGGGATTGGTCCATGTCCGTAACGCCCGCGTCGCCCGGCAATACCGCATGAATATCGGCACCATCGTCGAAGCGCCGATGATCAAGCTGCGCCTCGGGCGCGGGCCGATGCTGGGCGAGGTCGAGGAATGGTTCGTCAGCAGCCTGACGCCGGGCGACACCTTCATCTTCGCCGGCCGGCTTTTACGCTTCATGCGCTTGCGGGAAATGACGGCAGAGGTCGCGGATGGCGGATCCGGTACGCCGAAGGTGCCGACCTATGCCGGCGCGCGCCTGCCTTTGACGACGGGCCTCGCCGCCCGTGTCCGCGCCATGCTGCACGACCCCGCACAATGGCCGGCCTTTCCGGGCCCGGTGCGCGAATGGCTCGCGATCCAGCAGGCGCGGTCTTCCCTGCCCGGTGAGGATGACCTGATGGTCGAGACCTTTCCACGCGGCGGGCGTTGGTTTCTGGTCGCCTATTGCTTTGAGGGCCGCAACGCACACCAGACCCTTGGCATGTTGCTGACCCGGCGGATGGAGCGGCTCGGCATGGGTCCGCTGGGCTATGTCGCGACCGATTACGTCATCGCCGTCTGGTCCGCGCATGAGCCGCATGACATGGACGCGCTGTTCCACGAAGACATGCTGGGCGACGATCTCGAATCCTGGATGGCCGAAAGCTCCATGCTTCGCCGCACATTTCGCAATGTCGCGGTCATCGGCGGGCTGATCGACCGGCAGATGCCGGGGGCCGAGCGCAACCGGCGCCAGGTGACGGTGAACAGCGACCTGATTTACGACGTGCTGCGTCGCCACCAGCCGGACCATATTCTGCTGCGCGCGACCTGGGCGGATGCGGCGGGCGGCTTGACCGATCTCGGCCGACTGTCGGGCATGCTGCAGCGGGTGCGCGGCCGGGTGCGGCAAGTGCGGCTCGACCGGGTGTCGCCCCTCGCGGTGCCCGTTCTGCTGGAAATCGGACGCGAGCAGGTTCAGGGCATGGGCGTGGAGGATCTTCTCGCCGAGGCGGAGGCTCTTGTCAGCGAAGCGACGGGGGAGGAACATCCTGAGAACGTGCTTGCACGAACATCACGATCAGACCCGAAGTTGACCTGA
- a CDS encoding ligase-associated DNA damage response exonuclease yields MAAPHPETWMRVLPQGLYCEPGDFFIDPLRAVPRAVITHGHSDHARAGHGAVMATPETLAIMRSRMGEGRAGERQQALGYHQPLTIGELTVTLVPAGHVLGSAQIVMEWRGSRAVVSGDYKRQPDPTCAPFEPVECDVFVTEATFGFPVFRHPPPQHEIAKLLKSLTIFPERTHIIGAYSLGKSQRVIAELRAAGWDAPIYIHGALAALCALYEASGIRLGDLRPATVAKKEAFKGAIVVAPPAACADRWARRFNDPVIARASGWMRVRQRAKMAGVELPMIISDHADWDDLLRSIAETRAPEVWVTHGSEEALIHALTLRQIRGRALRLVGYEDEEAAEEAPDDLAAAVPA; encoded by the coding sequence ATGGCCGCACCTCACCCCGAGACCTGGATGCGCGTGCTACCGCAAGGCCTGTATTGCGAGCCGGGCGACTTCTTCATCGACCCGCTGCGCGCGGTGCCCCGCGCCGTCATCACCCACGGCCATTCCGATCATGCCCGCGCCGGCCATGGCGCCGTCATGGCGACGCCGGAAACCCTGGCCATCATGCGGTCGCGCATGGGCGAAGGCCGCGCCGGTGAGCGCCAACAGGCGCTCGGCTACCACCAGCCCCTCACCATCGGCGAACTCACCGTCACCCTGGTTCCCGCCGGCCATGTGCTCGGCTCCGCCCAGATCGTGATGGAGTGGCGGGGTAGCCGCGCCGTGGTCAGTGGCGATTACAAGCGCCAGCCTGATCCTACCTGCGCGCCCTTCGAGCCCGTGGAGTGCGATGTCTTCGTGACAGAAGCGACCTTCGGTTTTCCGGTCTTCCGGCATCCGCCGCCCCAGCATGAGATTGCGAAACTCCTCAAGAGCCTCACGATCTTTCCCGAACGCACCCACATTATTGGCGCCTATTCCCTCGGCAAATCGCAACGCGTGATCGCGGAACTGCGGGCCGCCGGATGGGACGCGCCGATCTATATCCACGGCGCCCTGGCGGCGCTGTGTGCCCTCTATGAGGCGAGTGGCATCCGCCTCGGCGATCTCCGCCCCGCGACGGTCGCGAAGAAGGAGGCGTTCAAGGGCGCCATCGTGGTCGCACCGCCGGCAGCCTGCGCCGATCGTTGGGCGCGGCGGTTCAACGACCCGGTGATCGCCCGAGCCTCGGGCTGGATGCGCGTGCGGCAGCGCGCCAAGATGGCCGGCGTGGAACTGCCCATGATCATCAGCGATCACGCCGATTGGGACGATCTTCTGCGCAGCATTGCCGAAACCCGCGCGCCGGAAGTCTGGGTCACTCATGGCTCGGAGGAAGCGCTGATCCATGCCCTCACGCTGCGCCAGATTCGCGGCCGCGCGCTGCGCCTTGTGGGCTATGAGGACGAGGAAGCCGCCGAGGAAGCACCGGACGACTTAGCAGCGGCAGTGCCCGCATGA
- a CDS encoding cisplatin damage response ATP-dependent DNA ligase, translating into MTPFAALLERLVFTPGRLAKIALLRDYFSHTPDPDRGYALAAIAGDLSFVAAKPAMIRQITAERVDPTLFEWSYDYVGDLAETVSLIWPDTAPGAAPRLSEVVDALHETTKTEMPARVAAWMDVCDPSERLALLKLITGGLRVGASARLAKIALGEMAGLPADDIEEVWHGLLPPYQPLFDWLEGRAPKPDAAGAPVFRPTMLAHPLEEADAGSIDWAAYRAEWKWDGIRVQLVATAGGHRLYTRTAEDISHGFPEILAAMEFQGVLDGELLVVRDGQVAPFGDLQQRLNRKSPGAKMLAEFPAAVRLYDILFDGDADLRALPFDERRVRLEQWVEQHHPERMDISPLIPFAGPEDLAELRLGARAASIEGLMLKRGDSPYLAGRPKGPWWKWKRDPLSIDAVLMYAQRGHGRRSSIYSDYTFGLWREDGVLVPVGKAYSGITDQELGFLDKWVRSHTTGKFGPVREVEKALVLEIVFDAAQLSTRHKSGVALRFPRISRIRADKPAAEADRLDSLMARVPPSGALRAETLVETDVAG; encoded by the coding sequence ATGACGCCCTTCGCGGCTTTGCTGGAACGGCTGGTGTTCACGCCCGGACGCCTCGCCAAAATCGCGCTGCTGCGGGATTATTTCAGCCATACGCCCGACCCCGATCGCGGCTATGCGCTGGCCGCGATCGCCGGCGATCTCAGCTTCGTCGCCGCGAAACCCGCCATGATCCGCCAGATCACCGCCGAGCGCGTCGATCCCACGCTGTTCGAATGGTCTTATGACTATGTCGGCGACCTGGCCGAGACGGTGTCGCTGATCTGGCCCGATACGGCACCGGGCGCGGCGCCACGCCTATCGGAGGTTGTGGACGCGCTGCACGAGACGACAAAGACGGAGATGCCGGCGCGGGTCGCGGCTTGGATGGATGTCTGCGACCCCTCCGAGCGGTTGGCACTGCTGAAACTCATCACCGGCGGCTTGCGGGTCGGTGCCTCGGCGCGCCTCGCCAAGATCGCCTTAGGGGAAATGGCCGGCCTTCCAGCCGATGACATCGAAGAAGTCTGGCACGGCTTGCTGCCGCCCTACCAACCGTTGTTCGACTGGCTGGAGGGGAGGGCGCCGAAGCCGGACGCCGCAGGCGCGCCGGTGTTTCGCCCGACGATGCTCGCCCATCCGCTGGAGGAAGCGGACGCCGGCAGCATCGATTGGGCGGCCTATCGCGCCGAATGGAAATGGGACGGCATTCGCGTGCAACTCGTGGCCACGGCCGGTGGTCACCGCCTCTATACCCGGACAGCGGAAGACATCTCCCACGGTTTTCCCGAAATCCTCGCGGCGATGGAGTTTCAGGGCGTGCTGGACGGGGAGCTGCTGGTGGTGCGGGACGGCCAGGTCGCGCCCTTCGGCGATTTGCAGCAGCGCCTCAACCGCAAATCGCCCGGCGCGAAGATGCTCGCGGAGTTTCCGGCCGCCGTGCGGCTGTATGACATCCTGTTCGATGGCGACGCGGATTTGCGCGCGCTGCCCTTCGACGAACGGCGTGTGCGGCTGGAGCAATGGGTGGAGCAGCATCACCCCGAGCGGATGGATATCTCGCCGCTCATTCCCTTCGCAGGGCCGGAAGATCTCGCCGAACTCCGCCTCGGCGCGCGGGCCGCGAGCATCGAGGGTTTGATGCTCAAGCGCGGCGACAGCCCCTATCTCGCCGGCCGCCCGAAAGGGCCGTGGTGGAAGTGGAAGCGCGATCCGCTGTCGATCGACGCGGTGCTGATGTATGCCCAGCGCGGCCATGGCCGACGGTCGAGCATCTATTCCGACTATACCTTCGGCCTCTGGCGGGAGGATGGCGTATTGGTGCCGGTGGGCAAAGCCTATTCCGGCATCACCGACCAGGAGCTGGGGTTTCTGGACAAATGGGTTCGCAGCCACACCACGGGCAAATTCGGCCCGGTGCGGGAGGTGGAGAAGGCCCTGGTGCTGGAGATCGTCTTCGACGCCGCGCAGCTTTCGACGCGGCATAAGTCTGGCGTGGCACTGCGCTTTCCCCGCATCAGTCGCATTCGCGCCGACAAGCCGGCGGCCGAGGCCGATCGGCTGGATAGTCTCATGGCCCGCGTGCCGCCGTCAGGCGCCTTGCGCGCCGAAACCCTTGTCGAGACGGACGTGGCGGGATAA
- a CDS encoding c-type cytochrome — protein sequence MAAPAKVGLCASCHGDAGRSPYATFPNLAGQNAGYIAYALGQYQQHHRLGQQADTMSGIAAQLTPDDIQALAAYYASLKP from the coding sequence ATGGCGGCGCCCGCAAAGGTGGGGCTGTGTGCCTCCTGCCATGGCGACGCCGGGCGCTCGCCCTATGCGACCTTCCCCAATCTCGCCGGGCAGAATGCCGGCTACATCGCCTATGCCCTCGGGCAGTACCAGCAGCATCATCGGCTCGGGCAGCAGGCCGATACCATGAGTGGAATCGCCGCGCAGTTGACGCCGGACGATATTCAGGCGCTCGCAGCCTATTACGCATCGCTGAAGCCGTAG
- a CDS encoding lytic transglycosylase domain-containing protein has translation MPAPFMACMIAAAFANHLPARALPAIHAVEGGYVGSVHPNSDGSHDLGMMQVNTLWVRPIAQATGLPPQTVTVRLITDGCFNIAVAGRILRIYLDETHNNIWAAIGDYHSHTPGLNTAYRMKVFAQAMAMPGAKAAMMRRLRRAER, from the coding sequence GTGCCCGCACCGTTCATGGCCTGCATGATCGCGGCTGCCTTCGCGAATCATCTGCCGGCGCGGGCCTTGCCCGCGATTCACGCCGTAGAAGGCGGTTATGTCGGCTCCGTCCATCCCAATAGCGATGGTAGCCACGACCTCGGCATGATGCAGGTGAACACGCTGTGGGTGCGGCCGATTGCTCAGGCGACCGGTCTGCCGCCGCAGACGGTCACGGTGCGGCTGATCACCGACGGCTGCTTCAACATTGCCGTGGCGGGCCGGATTCTTCGCATCTATCTCGACGAGACGCATAACAATATCTGGGCGGCGATCGGCGACTACCATTCGCACACGCCTGGGCTGAACACGGCGTATCGGATGAAAGTTTTTGCGCAAGCGATGGCAATGCCCGGCGCCAAGGCCGCCATGATGCGGCGGCTACGCCGGGCGGAGCGGTAG
- a CDS encoding RES family NAD+ phosphorylase — protein sequence MLAWRICRKPFADIGGDGARLYGGRWNTPGRPVLYCGSTAALAVLEVRVHLDLPPELLPADYVLMTIDLNDLAIEDVMSWPSNPQAFGDEWLRDQRTPLLRVPSAIVPESTNIVLNVAHPAAAGAAIVEIRPFAFDQRLWLPLRPA from the coding sequence ATGCTGGCGTGGAGGATTTGCCGAAAGCCTTTCGCTGATATCGGGGGTGACGGGGCGCGGCTCTATGGGGGCCGCTGGAATACGCCCGGACGCCCGGTTCTCTATTGTGGATCGACAGCGGCACTCGCCGTCCTGGAAGTCCGCGTGCATCTTGATCTGCCGCCTGAACTTCTGCCTGCCGATTATGTTCTGATGACGATAGATCTCAACGACTTGGCCATCGAGGATGTCATGTCTTGGCCGTCCAACCCGCAGGCCTTTGGTGACGAGTGGCTGCGTGACCAGCGAACGCCCTTGCTGAGGGTTCCATCCGCAATCGTGCCCGAAAGCACGAACATCGTTCTCAATGTCGCTCATCCTGCAGCGGCAGGCGCCGCCATCGTCGAGATCCGCCCGTTCGCCTTCGACCAACGCCTCTGGCTACCGCTCCGCCCGGCGTAG
- the parS gene encoding type II RES/Xre toxin-antitoxin system antitoxin: MSVFEVVGGVAVMGSDVAPGLDTVTRVRRGLPVAAVQFLLDTGKLTLAELDKIVMPRKTLANRRKLGTLTAEQSDRLIRVARILASAEETFGDRDKAGIWLRRPTTALAGEQPLSLLDTDEGTREVERLLGRIDHGLAA, from the coding sequence ATGAGCGTTTTCGAGGTTGTCGGTGGCGTTGCCGTCATGGGCAGCGATGTGGCTCCCGGCCTCGACACCGTAACGCGCGTGCGCCGCGGCCTTCCTGTTGCAGCCGTTCAATTCCTGCTCGACACCGGCAAACTGACGCTCGCTGAGCTAGACAAGATTGTTATGCCTCGGAAGACTTTGGCAAATCGACGGAAGCTCGGGACGCTGACGGCCGAACAATCCGATCGGCTGATACGAGTGGCTCGCATCTTGGCAAGCGCCGAGGAAACCTTTGGCGATCGGGACAAAGCTGGAATTTGGCTGCGGCGACCGACGACGGCACTGGCGGGCGAACAGCCCCTGTCATTGCTCGATACCGATGAAGGGACGCGAGAGGTTGAGCGTCTACTCGGGCGCATTGATCATGGTTTGGCGGCCTGA
- a CDS encoding class I SAM-dependent DNA methyltransferase, whose protein sequence is MTASRDAAHFERLYAADPDPWKFATSAYEQAKYAATLAMIADRHYGTALEVGCSIGVLSRQIAPLCDAFLGLDITETPLVAARARCADIPQARFARLAVPAEWPEGSFDLILFSEVLYFLSDTDLHQTAALARTSLAPGGHILLVNWTGKLDDPQQGDDAAGGFIAASGLAVARQERGEGYRIDLLSRP, encoded by the coding sequence ATGACGGCGTCCCGGGACGCGGCGCATTTCGAGCGCCTCTACGCCGCCGACCCGGATCCCTGGAAGTTTGCCACCAGCGCCTATGAGCAGGCGAAATATGCCGCGACCTTGGCGATGATCGCGGACCGGCATTACGGCACGGCTCTGGAGGTGGGCTGCTCCATCGGCGTGTTGTCGCGCCAGATTGCGCCCCTCTGTGACGCTTTCCTCGGCCTCGACATCACTGAGACGCCTCTGGTCGCGGCGCGTGCGCGATGCGCCGACATCCCGCAGGCACGCTTCGCGCGACTTGCGGTGCCGGCGGAGTGGCCGGAGGGCAGCTTCGACCTCATCCTGTTCTCGGAAGTGCTCTATTTCCTGAGCGATACGGACCTCCACCAGACGGCCGCCCTCGCGCGCACGAGCCTGGCGCCTGGGGGCCACATTTTGCTCGTCAACTGGACCGGCAAACTGGACGATCCGCAGCAGGGTGACGACGCGGCCGGAGGCTTCATCGCCGCATCGGGCCTTGCTGTGGCACGGCAGGAGCGGGGTGAGGGCTACCGTATCGACCTGCTGTCACGACCGTAA
- a CDS encoding PIG-L deacetylase family protein has translation MRMDEVRQAWNELPLATLDEVLQGRVPLIIAPHPDDESLGCGGLIAQCCAAGIPPHVVILTDGCHSHPGSVTHPPERLRNLREQEARDALLLLGLPHGHSWFMGLMDSDVPSAGPSFQFAARRIAGICENHDCKVIITTWRHDPHCDHEAAATLGEHVAVREGIALLSYPVWGWTLPDDQVVDEPQPRGWRLDISSEIDLKQQAIATHATQYGGVVLDDPEGFTLPDGLLDIFRRPVETFLVS, from the coding sequence ATGCGAATGGACGAGGTGCGACAGGCCTGGAACGAATTGCCGCTGGCGACGCTCGATGAGGTCTTGCAGGGCAGGGTGCCTCTCATCATCGCGCCGCACCCCGACGATGAAAGCCTGGGCTGCGGCGGCTTGATCGCGCAATGCTGCGCAGCCGGCATTCCGCCGCATGTCGTGATCCTGACCGATGGTTGTCATTCCCATCCCGGTTCGGTGACCCATCCCCCGGAACGATTGCGCAATCTGCGGGAGCAGGAGGCGCGTGACGCGCTTCTTCTCCTGGGCCTGCCGCATGGCCATAGCTGGTTTATGGGCCTGATGGACTCGGATGTGCCGAGCGCCGGCCCGAGCTTTCAGTTCGCTGCCCGCCGCATCGCGGGGATTTGTGAGAACCACGACTGCAAGGTGATCATCACCACCTGGCGCCACGATCCCCATTGCGATCACGAGGCTGCCGCGACCTTGGGTGAGCATGTGGCCGTGCGCGAAGGCATCGCGCTGCTCAGCTACCCCGTCTGGGGCTGGACCTTGCCTGACGACCAGGTGGTGGATGAGCCGCAGCCGCGCGGCTGGCGCTTGGACATCAGCAGTGAAATCGACCTCAAGCAGCAGGCAATCGCGACCCATGCGACGCAATATGGCGGTGTCGTCTTGGACGATCCTGAGGGCTTTACCTTGCCGGATGGTCTGCTCGATATCTTCCGCCGACCTGTCGAGACCTTTTTGGTCTCATGA
- a CDS encoding acyl-CoA dehydrogenase family protein, which translates to MDIGIGSSVSTLMALRDLLPRLRMLAQTTDVKKEYPTEEMALLGSIGVFSAPFPAEFGGHGIGVTPGEGHALLTLLHLIGQASLPVARLVEAHINAIRIIMRYGSHDLQSIVSKAIHSGGLLGLWVTDPSHGGLTYVANGDRILLSGHKQFCSGAGRVTHAVVTASDGTDDPPRLLFLDLGQGETTSPLAASLSGMRGALTGQVDFTGVTTTADRLIGEAGDYMKEPDFSAGAWRSSAAALGGLYGILDQMRLQLSARGRQNDPHQRARFGQALLAHESGWLWLERAGAAAEDLVEDPARIVAMVGLARTAVERACLDGIELAQRSLGLSAFVTDNPVERMSRDLQTYLRQPAGDEVLHHAAGYFMLQGLPPI; encoded by the coding sequence ATGGATATCGGCATCGGTTCATCTGTCTCTACGCTCATGGCCCTCCGCGATCTCCTTCCGCGCTTGAGGATGCTTGCGCAGACGACTGATGTTAAAAAAGAATATCCGACTGAGGAAATGGCGCTCCTGGGGAGCATCGGTGTCTTTTCTGCGCCCTTCCCGGCAGAATTCGGCGGGCACGGCATCGGTGTCACGCCCGGAGAGGGCCACGCGCTGCTCACGCTTCTGCATCTCATTGGCCAGGCAAGCCTACCGGTCGCGCGTCTTGTGGAAGCCCATATCAACGCTATCCGCATCATCATGCGTTACGGAAGCCATGACCTTCAATCGATTGTATCTAAAGCAATTCACTCTGGAGGTTTGCTCGGCCTTTGGGTGACGGATCCTAGTCACGGCGGTCTCACCTATGTGGCCAATGGCGACAGAATTCTGCTCTCGGGACACAAGCAATTCTGCTCCGGTGCTGGGCGCGTCACCCATGCCGTCGTCACAGCATCGGACGGGACAGACGATCCGCCACGGCTGTTGTTTCTCGACTTGGGCCAGGGCGAGACAACCTCGCCGCTGGCCGCGTCGCTCTCCGGTATGCGCGGTGCTCTGACGGGGCAGGTCGATTTTACTGGTGTCACGACCACAGCCGACCGGCTCATCGGCGAGGCCGGCGATTACATGAAAGAGCCGGATTTCTCGGCTGGTGCATGGCGAAGCTCGGCTGCCGCGTTAGGCGGGCTGTACGGCATTCTCGACCAGATGCGGCTCCAACTTTCGGCCCGTGGTCGGCAGAACGATCCGCATCAGCGCGCCCGCTTCGGGCAGGCGCTGCTCGCGCATGAAAGCGGCTGGCTATGGTTGGAACGGGCAGGGGCGGCGGCCGAGGATTTGGTCGAGGACCCCGCTCGTATCGTGGCGATGGTCGGGCTCGCGCGTACAGCGGTGGAGCGGGCCTGTCTGGACGGCATCGAATTGGCCCAGCGCTCCCTCGGGCTCAGCGCCTTCGTGACGGATAATCCGGTTGAACGCATGAGCCGCGATTTGCAAACATATCTGCGCCAGCCGGCAGGCGATGAGGTGCTGCATCACGCAGCCGGTTACTTCATGCTACAAGGATTGCCACCGATTTAG
- a CDS encoding glycosyltransferase, producing the protein MSYHSLSPSAVAIPVKDEESHIGACLAALLGQTQPADHIVLLLNNCTDRSAQIVRRMAYGVAQVHVVEQVLTGGEASAGHARLLAMDAAAELLGNGGAILTTDADGRVPRDWVERNLTWLAEGYDAVCGMAMIDPVDEAAIPAHLISDDALETEYTALLDEIDSIIDPRADDPWPRHTHHSGASIAVTTAAYRSIGGLPQVAVGEDRALIEALMRRDSRIRHDPAIRVMVSGRVVGRADGGMAATIARRIVVQDLWADDRLERPAAALRRARLRGAARRVWMGLGDPLAIAAALRLPPATISEALSTPCFGAGWSAIEAQSPVLRRAPVAMAALEGLIEEARFLLAQMRPETTSTIGDDAFITA; encoded by the coding sequence GTGTCCTATCATTCACTTAGCCCTTCCGCCGTGGCCATTCCGGTCAAGGACGAGGAAAGCCATATCGGTGCGTGTCTCGCGGCGTTGCTTGGTCAAACGCAGCCGGCCGATCATATCGTTCTTCTGCTGAACAACTGCACCGATCGATCGGCCCAGATCGTCCGCCGCATGGCGTATGGCGTGGCACAGGTTCACGTGGTCGAACAGGTGTTGACAGGCGGCGAGGCCAGCGCGGGCCATGCGCGTCTGCTCGCGATGGACGCAGCCGCCGAGTTGCTTGGCAACGGAGGCGCGATCCTGACCACGGACGCGGATGGCCGCGTGCCACGCGATTGGGTGGAACGCAACCTCACCTGGCTTGCCGAGGGCTATGATGCGGTCTGCGGCATGGCGATGATCGACCCGGTGGATGAGGCCGCGATCCCCGCCCATCTCATCTCGGACGATGCTTTAGAGACCGAATACACGGCCTTGCTTGACGAAATCGACAGCATCATCGACCCGCGCGCGGATGATCCCTGGCCGCGCCACACCCATCATTCGGGGGCTAGCATCGCCGTGACCACGGCGGCCTATCGGTCGATCGGTGGCTTGCCGCAGGTCGCGGTGGGGGAGGATCGGGCCCTGATCGAGGCGTTGATGCGCCGAGACAGCCGGATCAGGCATGATCCCGCCATCCGCGTCATGGTTTCCGGTCGTGTCGTCGGCCGCGCCGACGGAGGCATGGCCGCGACCATCGCCCGCCGCATCGTGGTGCAGGATCTGTGGGCCGACGATCGGCTGGAAAGACCGGCCGCCGCCTTACGCCGCGCGCGGCTTCGCGGTGCGGCAAGGCGTGTCTGGATGGGTTTGGGCGATCCCTTGGCCATTGCGGCCGCGCTTCGCTTGCCTCCCGCGACGATTTCGGAGGCCTTGTCCACCCCCTGTTTTGGCGCCGGGTGGAGCGCTATCGAGGCGCAGAGCCCTGTGCTGCGTCGTGCCCCGGTCGCCATGGCGGCTCTGGAAGGTCTGATAGAGGAAGCGCGCTTCCTCTTGGCGCAGATGCGGCCCGAAACGACCTCCACTATAGGCGATGACGCGTTTATAACCGCGTGA